Proteins encoded together in one Acidobacteriota bacterium window:
- a CDS encoding helix-turn-helix domain-containing protein: protein MTQDRRRCPRKPLKVAVQIKSGEEAPQKGITLNVSPGGLAVVCGPLAPEDLVSVQAGSALMSDALVRFQKPLENGSSLVGLELVSSPSDEGLGPGEAWRLQFPGATNRYAIDYHARLRRLEEYILENLDGRITLEDAAQIAALEKSYFCRYFHRKVGIPFIQWMQRVRLQHCIDLLLEDDCSVTEACFDSGFGDLRHFQRTFRKWTDLSPTDFRGLVVAV, encoded by the coding sequence ATGACGCAGGACAGGCGGCGGTGCCCCAGAAAACCCCTGAAAGTCGCCGTTCAAATCAAAAGCGGTGAGGAAGCGCCGCAGAAGGGTATCACCCTCAACGTCAGCCCAGGCGGCTTGGCGGTCGTTTGCGGGCCCCTTGCGCCCGAGGACCTAGTTTCGGTCCAAGCCGGATCCGCCCTCATGAGCGATGCGCTCGTGCGCTTTCAAAAGCCCCTGGAAAACGGATCATCCCTGGTGGGCTTGGAGTTGGTGTCCTCACCTTCGGACGAGGGGCTGGGGCCCGGCGAAGCCTGGCGGCTGCAATTTCCGGGTGCGACCAACCGCTATGCCATCGACTACCATGCCCGGCTGCGCCGTCTGGAGGAGTACATCCTCGAGAATCTCGACGGCAGGATCACCCTGGAAGATGCGGCCCAGATCGCGGCCCTGGAGAAGAGCTATTTCTGCCGTTACTTTCATCGCAAAGTCGGAATACCCTTCATTCAGTGGATGCAACGAGTCAGGCTGCAGCACTGCATCGATTTGCTGCTTGAGGACGACTGCTCCGTCACCGAGGCCTGCTTTGACTCGGGCTTCGGCGATCTGCGCCACTTCCAGCGTACCTTCCGCAAGTGGACCGACCTTTCCCCAACCGATTTCCGCGGTCTGGTGGTAGCCGTCTGA
- a CDS encoding serine/threonine-protein kinase codes for MTLAQEPRHPHVQTPFRRFDSQPGGPVLHRELAETGVRRLGMMALVYAAVSLAYFIIPKVPVAMEGFQRYFGLAMVVVSVGVFLATRYLDWDPWLMLDLGLSYEVLGALGIEIWILRWQGGWWEGAETVWGHGISWTCVWLVCFPLLVPTTKGKALLAALAAASVRPLMLLIAISGGAPSPDLAEAALWVAPNYLCVGIAMVSAHVVYSLGTAVSEARKMGSYQLVERLGAGGMGEVWRAQHEMLARPAAVKLIRPEVLGVDEAQGRQLTARFEREARATASLTSPHTVGLYDFGVAPDGTFYYVMELLQGLDLEMLVERFGPLPAPRAVHLLRQACASLREAHAAGIVHRDIKPANLYVCKLGLEHDFVKVLDFGLVKKIEGDDQSTALTLENTTAGTPQFMAPEMALGKDFDARADIYALACTAYWMLTGCHVFEGAGALQVIMEHVQTPPIAPSQRTELSIPQGLDELILQCLAKDPARRPGSVEAFSQGLCALDDQSWTESDAARWWALHLPDLTGRSSRGSAPPAA; via the coding sequence ATGACTCTCGCCCAGGAACCTCGCCACCCGCACGTCCAGACCCCCTTCCGGCGCTTCGACAGCCAGCCGGGCGGGCCGGTCCTGCACCGCGAACTGGCCGAAACGGGCGTGCGCCGTCTGGGGATGATGGCCCTGGTCTATGCCGCGGTCTCCCTGGCCTACTTCATCATCCCCAAGGTGCCGGTGGCCATGGAGGGGTTCCAGCGCTACTTCGGGCTGGCCATGGTGGTGGTGTCGGTGGGGGTCTTTCTGGCTACCCGCTATCTGGACTGGGATCCCTGGCTGATGCTCGACCTGGGACTCTCTTACGAGGTCCTGGGCGCGCTGGGAATCGAGATCTGGATACTGCGCTGGCAGGGCGGTTGGTGGGAAGGGGCGGAGACCGTTTGGGGGCACGGGATTTCCTGGACCTGCGTGTGGCTGGTCTGTTTTCCGCTGCTGGTCCCGACAACCAAGGGCAAAGCCCTGCTGGCGGCGCTGGCGGCAGCCTCGGTGCGGCCGCTCATGCTGCTCATCGCGATCTCCGGCGGCGCGCCCTCTCCGGATCTGGCCGAAGCCGCCCTGTGGGTCGCTCCCAACTACCTGTGCGTGGGCATCGCCATGGTTTCGGCCCACGTCGTCTACAGCCTGGGCACCGCCGTTTCCGAAGCCCGCAAGATGGGCAGCTACCAACTGGTGGAGCGGCTGGGAGCGGGCGGCATGGGCGAAGTGTGGAGGGCCCAGCACGAGATGCTGGCGCGTCCGGCGGCGGTCAAGCTGATCCGTCCCGAAGTCTTGGGCGTGGACGAAGCGCAAGGGCGCCAGTTGACGGCCCGCTTCGAGCGCGAGGCCCGGGCCACCGCCAGCCTCACTTCGCCCCACACGGTGGGCCTCTACGATTTCGGCGTGGCGCCTGACGGCACCTTCTACTACGTGATGGAGTTGTTGCAGGGGCTGGACCTGGAAATGCTGGTGGAACGCTTCGGACCCCTTCCCGCGCCGCGTGCCGTTCACTTGCTGCGCCAGGCCTGCGCCTCGCTGCGAGAGGCCCACGCGGCTGGAATCGTCCACCGCGACATCAAGCCCGCCAACCTCTACGTGTGCAAGCTGGGCCTTGAGCACGATTTCGTCAAGGTCTTGGATTTCGGCCTGGTGAAGAAGATCGAGGGAGACGATCAGTCGACCGCACTGACCCTTGAAAACACCACTGCGGGCACGCCCCAGTTCATGGCTCCCGAAATGGCGCTGGGTAAGGACTTTGACGCGCGCGCCGACATTTACGCCCTCGCTTGTACCGCCTACTGGATGCTGACCGGATGCCACGTATTCGAGGGCGCCGGCGCCTTGCAGGTCATCATGGAACACGTCCAGACTCCGCCCATAGCGCCCAGTCAGCGCACCGAACTGAGCATCCCTCAGGGCCTCGATGAACTGATACTGCAGTGCTTGGCCAAGGATCCCGCCCGGCGTCCCGGCAGTGTGGAAGCGTTCAGCCAGGGCCTTTGCGCCCTCGACGACCAATCGTGGACCGAAAGCGACGCCGCCCGCTGGTGGGCCCTTCACCTCCCGGACCTGACCGGGAGGAGCAGCCGAGGTTCGGCGCCGCCCGCCGCGTAA
- a CDS encoding ABC transporter permease gives MIRIQYLLRRLKNAPLFSAVSLLTLALGIGAVTAVFSMIEGIVLKPLPYPESGKLVSLLHVAPKLAPSGEGVIGVSQACFFTYREEGQAFEDVALYSPTSLIVEGRERPERVRGLRVTDAVLPLLRTRPLAGRLFRPEDDRPESPRVAVISHGLWQRRFGAQESALGSQMRIDGIPWTVIGVLPPGFDLLGLQPEVLVPYRFDRNSARMSNFSHRGLARLKPQADLETAAADVERMIPLATEKFPRGLNLNMLRDAGFAPYIRPLKDELIGDAGQALWLLLGAVGIVLIIACTNVANLFLVRSEGRKREFGVRRALGASRLQIGKEIAAENLLLAAAGGGLGLLLAQGAIELLKGFEPSHLPRLADISISVSVVLFALSVSLLSMALCSLLPLLGTLKLDLVKALKSGSRGSSQGRHHHRVRNLLVVGQLALALTLLIGSGLLARSFYNLSRVEPGFQRPQEVATMKLYLPEAVVPEAEQVAWTHRQILESIRSLPGVTAAGVVSNLPMAQEGSYDDLLEVEEFPVPSGEMPPGRRFKWISPGYLEAMEIPLISGRVFDWNDVHNANSVVLVNRAFTRLYWPDPSMAVGKRIRESGDRNSREIVGVIGDVRDDSLAAQPEPTVYWPLMVAGMWGQERFVLRTHDYAVRARAGAGASLNQQMREAVWSANGSLAVANMRTLDTLVARSRAHLTFTLALIAVAAGGALLLAMVGIYGVISHSVSQRTQEIGIRAALGADRRDIGLLILRHGLMLTGAGVILGVGCSVLLTRWMTHLLYQTGGLDPLTYSLVIALLSAVALAASGLPARRAARLDPVEAMRQE, from the coding sequence CTGAAGAATGCGCCGCTCTTCAGCGCCGTTTCTCTTCTCACCCTGGCGTTGGGGATCGGGGCCGTCACGGCTGTTTTTTCCATGATCGAGGGAATCGTCCTCAAGCCGCTGCCTTATCCCGAGTCGGGCAAGCTGGTCAGTCTGCTTCACGTGGCTCCCAAGCTGGCTCCCTCGGGAGAGGGGGTGATCGGCGTTTCCCAGGCCTGCTTCTTTACCTATCGTGAAGAAGGGCAGGCCTTCGAAGATGTCGCGCTCTACAGTCCAACTTCTTTGATCGTGGAGGGGCGCGAACGTCCCGAGCGCGTCCGCGGATTGCGCGTCACCGATGCCGTGTTGCCCTTGCTGCGCACCCGTCCCCTGGCGGGACGTCTTTTCCGCCCCGAAGATGACAGACCCGAAAGCCCGCGCGTCGCCGTCATCAGCCACGGACTCTGGCAACGCCGCTTCGGGGCCCAGGAATCGGCGCTGGGAAGCCAGATGCGGATCGACGGCATTCCCTGGACGGTGATCGGGGTGCTGCCCCCTGGCTTCGACCTTCTCGGCTTGCAGCCTGAAGTCCTGGTTCCCTACCGTTTCGACCGCAATTCGGCCCGCATGAGCAACTTCAGCCATAGGGGATTGGCGCGCCTCAAGCCCCAGGCCGATCTAGAGACGGCGGCGGCGGACGTGGAGCGGATGATTCCTTTGGCCACCGAGAAGTTCCCCAGGGGACTCAACCTGAACATGCTTCGCGACGCAGGATTCGCACCCTATATCCGGCCCCTCAAGGATGAGCTGATCGGAGATGCAGGCCAAGCCCTGTGGCTGCTGCTGGGCGCCGTGGGAATCGTCCTGATCATCGCCTGCACCAATGTCGCCAATCTCTTCCTGGTGCGCAGCGAAGGACGCAAGCGGGAGTTCGGCGTGCGCCGGGCCTTGGGCGCCAGCCGGCTGCAAATAGGCAAAGAAATCGCCGCCGAAAACCTGCTCTTGGCAGCAGCGGGCGGAGGACTGGGATTGCTGCTGGCTCAAGGGGCGATCGAACTGCTGAAAGGGTTCGAACCCTCTCACTTGCCCCGTTTGGCCGACATCTCCATCAGTGTCAGCGTGGTGCTTTTCGCGCTCTCGGTTTCGCTGCTCAGCATGGCTCTCTGTTCCCTTCTTCCTCTGCTGGGCACCCTCAAGCTCGATTTGGTCAAAGCCCTCAAGAGCGGCTCGCGCGGGAGCAGCCAGGGACGTCATCATCACCGTGTCCGCAACTTGCTGGTGGTGGGTCAACTGGCCCTGGCGCTGACGCTCTTGATCGGGTCCGGGTTGCTGGCCCGCAGCTTCTATAATCTGTCCAGGGTGGAACCCGGGTTCCAGCGTCCTCAGGAAGTCGCCACCATGAAGCTCTATTTGCCCGAGGCCGTGGTACCCGAGGCTGAGCAGGTGGCATGGACTCACCGCCAGATCCTGGAGTCGATCCGCAGTCTCCCCGGGGTCACGGCGGCTGGCGTGGTTTCCAATCTGCCCATGGCGCAGGAGGGTTCCTACGACGACTTGCTGGAAGTGGAAGAATTCCCCGTCCCCTCCGGAGAGATGCCCCCGGGACGCCGCTTCAAGTGGATCTCGCCCGGTTATCTGGAGGCCATGGAGATCCCCCTCATTTCAGGGCGCGTATTCGATTGGAACGACGTGCACAATGCCAATTCGGTCGTGCTGGTCAACCGGGCCTTTACCCGTCTTTACTGGCCCGACCCCAGCATGGCGGTGGGGAAGAGGATCAGGGAAAGCGGAGACCGTAATTCTCGGGAGATCGTAGGCGTGATCGGCGACGTGCGCGACGACAGTTTGGCCGCCCAGCCGGAGCCGACCGTCTATTGGCCGCTGATGGTGGCCGGCATGTGGGGGCAGGAACGATTCGTACTTCGCACTCATGACTATGCCGTCCGCGCCCGGGCGGGTGCCGGCGCCTCGCTCAATCAGCAGATGAGGGAGGCCGTCTGGTCGGCCAATGGCAGCCTGGCCGTGGCCAACATGAGGACTCTCGATACCCTGGTGGCCCGCTCCAGGGCTCACCTGACCTTCACCCTGGCCCTCATCGCCGTGGCTGCCGGCGGCGCGCTGCTTCTGGCGATGGTCGGAATCTACGGCGTCATCTCCCACTCGGTCAGCCAGCGCACCCAGGAGATCGGCATCCGCGCCGCCTTGGGGGCCGACCGTCGCGACATCGGCCTGCTGATCTTGCGCCATGGACTGATGCTGACCGGCGCCGGAGTCATCCTGGGCGTGGGTTGTTCGGTCCTGCTGACGCGGTGGATGACCCACCTTCTCTACCAGACCGGCGGACTCGACCCCTTGACCTATTCGCTGGTCATCGCGCTCCTCTCGGCGGTGGCCCTGGCCGCCTCCGGACTGCCGGCCCGCCGGGCCGCCCGCCTCGACCCCGTCGAGGCCATGCGCCAAGAGTAG